The genomic window ACAATGGCTGACATAGGTTCTCAAAGAAATGTTAATTCCAGTCTCTTCCACCCTTTATTCCCCCTATTCCCTAAATCCCCTTTAATATCTGCCAAATGTTCCTTTGTTGATATTCCACAGCTTATTAATACCTCCTCACTGTTGAACAGTTGATTTGCTTCAAGTATTTTGCTGTTATGATAGCATTATAGTTATCTTTGTGTATATaggttttgatttttcttatctTAAATGATTTTCTGATTGTCCTGTGTTCTTTAAACATGGCTGAATTTATTAAACCCATATAGTAAATCAGTCACTAGTTACATTGCTTCAGTGCATTTGAGTGTCTCAACCTAATGAGacaattaattttgttaattattttttagcaTTGTATCAAATTTTGTGACATAGGAAAAAACCCTATAAATGGTCAGTCAAAACACTTTAGGATCAATTAccaactgtaaaaataaattttttagttattttctttgaTCAGGGTTGGATATGAGATGATACCaaagaattattgttaatttcttaatatGTGGCAGTGGCATTATAATTGTGTGAGGAAACATACGTGTTTTGCAGAGATGCATACTAAAGTACGCAGGGGTAAATGGCACGGTGActaggatttgctttaaaatagttCAGCAAAAAGTAGGGAAAAGAGATGAAATAAGTAAAGCAAAATCCTCATAACCATAAAATCAGGTTATGGGTATATGGGGGCTTATTGTATTCTCattacttttgtgtatgtttgatacttcaaaataaaacaaaatttaaaaaaatattttaggaagtaGCTAGGTTATAGTGGAAACAATAGTGGACTTCAAATCAGAAGGTCTAGATTTAAATCTAAACTCTGTCTGTAATAACAATGTGATTACAGATAAGTCACTGCAACTTTCTAGGCCTTAGGGCCTCATGTGAAAAGAGGAGCCAagattaaggccgggcgcggtggctcaagcctgtaatcccagcactttgggaggccgagacgggcggatcacgaggtcaggagatcaagaccatcctggctaacacagtgaaaccccgtctctactaaaaaatacaaaaatctagccgggcgaggtagcgggcgcctgtagtcccagctactcgggaggctgaggcaggagaatggcgggaacccgggaggcggagcttgcagtgagctgagatccggccactgcactccagcctgggccacagagcaagactccgccacagaaaaaaaaaaaaaaaaaaaaaaagaggagccaAGATTATTGACCTTTCAAATATGATGggaagaattaaataagataacctATATGAGAGCAATCTATAAACTATGCAAATCCTGTGCAAAAATCTTGTTTTTGTCCTTCTGACATTTTAGAGCCACCTGTATAGAAATGGTGACATCACTGGCATATACTCATCATGGACGACAGTATCTTGCTCAAGAAGGAGTAATTGACCAAATTTCTAATATAATCGTTGGGGCAGATTCAGACCCTTTCTCTAGCTTCTATTTGCCAGGTAAGAAACACTGATGCCTATGGAAATGATGGTGcatgttttatttctgagttatctCTGACGGCAGGGGGTTGGGGTTGGGAGTGGACAGGGATTGTTTCCCTTAGAGCTGATTTCGTTTAGAAGATATCTAGAGCTACCAAAttcaaattcaacagcacattaaaaagatcatccaccctgatcaagtgggatttatcctagggATGCAGGGAgggttcagcatacacaaatcaataaataagataTACTACATTGACAGAATAAAGATGGAAACCAAGTAATGCGGGGAAAAGCGTTTGACAAATTTTagctttcttttataataaaaactctcaacaaattaagtaTAGAAGAAATctatctcaacacaataaaggccaagtatgacaaacccacagctaacatactcagtgaaaagttgaaagcgttcctctaagatcaggaacaaggccgggcgtggtggctcacgcctgtaatcccagcactctgggaggccaaggcaggtggatcacaaggtcaggagatcgagaccatcctggctaacacagtgaaaccccgtctctactaaaaatacaaaaaaattagctgggcatggtggcacacgcctgtagtcccagctactcaggaggctgaggcaggagaatcccttgaacattggaggtagagattgcagtgagccaagatcgctctactgcattccagcctgggcgacagagtgagactccatctcaaaaaaaaaaaaaaaaaggaacaagacaaggatgtccacaattaccacttctattcaacaaatTACAAGAAGTtatagccagagcaattaggcaagataaaaaaaacaaaaggcatccaaatcagaaagaaagaagtgaaaatgtcCCTATTTGTAAATGATGTagtgttatattaatatatagaataaagattccaccaaaaaactgttagaatgaataaataaattcagtaaaactgcaggatacaaaatcggtgcataaaaatcagtagcatttctatacactaacagtgaactctgaaaaagtaataaaagatacattcccatttacaatagcattcaaaaaaattaaatatttatgaataaatttaaggaggtgaaagatctatacGGTGAGAACTATAAAaactgatgaaggaaattgaagaagacacaaataaatggaaaggtatcctatgttcatggattggaagaattaatattattaaaatgttggtGCTGCCAAAGCACCATATAGATTCAGTGCATTCCCCAccaaaattcttaaatttaatgacatttttcacgaaagcagaaaaaaaattaaaaatacgcGTATTTCAGAATACATTGTTCACAATAAagatatatgattttttaatttgtcagttaaaagttaattttattaaaaagataccTGTAGCCTCTTACTGAGGTGGAATCTGTTGCTCTGGGAGCTATGTACTGTTGACTTTGATTTTCAGGAAACATCAGTGCTATTTAGAACAttaggaaatttttcttttgaatatcaacaaaaaaataaaaatactagtaaTGACATTTACAGTATGTTTCACAGATTAATCAAGTCTCTGAGTGGGAATCTTTATTGTAGGATCTACTCTTGCCATTCTATTCTGGGTCTTGGTTAATTAGTCTTTCTTGAACACTTCCAGAAATTGGAGATGTATGCCTTCCTTAGGTAGCCTAGCTACCTAGCTacctatttcatttattaatgaaCATATccacttaaaaatttcttcctggTAATGAGTCTAAACTTGCCTTCCTATAATTTGTATCCACTGgtcctttttctttgttctccctCTTGCATATGCCAGTACTTCAATAGCTGGTCCCAGCTCCATTGACACCCTCTCTCAGGATCACACATCACAGGTCCTTCAGAATCTCCTAATGGTCTCTCTGATCTCCAAGCAACACACTACTGTAACCTTTCTACGCTTTCTGGCCTGCAGTTCATTTCTATTCCTGTGAAGTTATAGGGCCCACAATTCATGCTGTCTTGTTCccctattaaaatatattcttgtaAATCTCTTTAGGATTCGTGAAGTTTTTTGGAAACCTGGCTGTCATGGATAGTCCTCAACAGATCTGTGAGCGTTATCCTATCTTTGTGGAAAAAGTCTTTGAAATGACAGAAAGTCAGGACCCCACTATGACTGGTGTAGCTGTAGACACAGTTGGAATCTTGGGATCCAATGTTGAAGGAAAACAGGTTTTACAGAAAACAGGTTGGTATGACTTGGCCCTGTTCAGGGATATCTTAATTTTTGACAGGGGTTCAATGTGTAAGTTCATTTGCTGGTGGGTTACCTACATTGTAGAAACTATTTTATGGGTGGCAGTCTTGTTAACCATAACCTTGGACTCATATCTGAAAGTCTAATAATTACTatggaaaacctttttttttttttttttgacttttcactGTTTAGGTTTCTACCAATCTATTTCAACCAGACGTTGTTTCCTGTTTCCCCTCTGTGTCTTCTTTGACTAGATTTCATGGTACAGATGATGGGCTAGAATCAAAAAGGCCTGAATTCATGTCCttgggttttctatttctttctttcttttctttctttcagattgGGAGTGTCTCTCTGTTAtacaggctggcttcaaactcccaggctcaagcaatcctcctgcctcatcctcttgaTTGGCTGGGTCTGCAGGTCCACACCATTGTGTCCAGCCCTGACTTTGCTTTTTGAACTTCATTTACTCACTTTGCTTTTCtaggcctcattttcttcatttataaaaatggcaTAACAACTACTTCTCAGGGTTGTTGGGAGTATTTAcaaaattttgggtttttttgtaatgtcaagaaaggaaaataaaagtttgttatATGATTTCATGTTAAGAGATACTTTTGGCGTGTTACGAGatacagtagctcatgcctgtaatccagcactttgggaggccaaggtgggtggattgcctgagctcaggagttcaagaccaggctgggcaacatggcaaaatcctgtctctactcaagaatacaaaaattagtcaggcatggtactgtgcaactgtagtcccagctacttgagaggctgaggcaggagaatcgcttgaacctggcaggtggaggttgcagtgagctgagatcgtgccactacactccagcctgggtgacagagtgagattctatctcaaaagaaaaaaaaaaaagaggccaggcaaggtggctcatgcctgtaatccccagcattttgggaggccagagcaggtggatcacttaaggtcaggagttcgagaccagcctggccaacatggtgaaaccccatctctactaaaaatacaaaaatcagctgagcatggtggcgcatgcctgcagtcccagctactcgggaggctgaggcaagagaatggcttgaacccagaaggcaaaggttgcagtgagccaagatcataccactgcactccagcctgggtgacagtgcgagactctgtaaaaagaaaaaaaaaaaaaaaaaaaaaaaaagatacttttatGGAACATCCATGAGAATCAACAGCACAACAaattatacacacaaaataatatgCAGCCCAATTACTAAAATTCTTGAGACACATATGTTGAAAATtatctcacctgtaatcccagcactttgggaggccaagaggggaggattgcttgagcccaggaattcaagactagccttggcaacaacaacaaaaaaattggccaggtgtggtggcacatgcctatagtcccagccactcgggagactgaggtggaagaatcatttgagcccaggagatgaaggctgcagtgagccttgatcactccattgcactgcagcctaggtgacagagtaagactccatctcaaaaaaaatttaaaaagaggccgggcgaggtggctcatgcctgtaatcccaacactttgggaggccaaggcgggtggatcgcctgaggtcaagagttcgagaccagcctggccaacagtctctactaaaaatacaaaaattagctgggtgtggtggcaggcacctgtaatcccagctactcaggaggttgaggcaggagaatcgcttgaacctgggcagtgagccgagatcgcgccattgcactccagcctgggcgacacagcgagactccatctcaaaaaactaaaaattagagaatagaaaaagaaaatacactgtTGTGTATCACGGCTGATATTTTTGTTGTATGTAGTTTTCTAAGTGCTTTTACCTATGACAATCTTTTTACAATTCTGTAAAGAACATactattgtcattttcattttccagataaggTAGATGAAACTTAGAGGAGTTAAGAAAATTTCTAAGGTCATACAAATTAGGGCAACTGCTACTCAAATCCAGGTCCTTTGATTCCAGTTTTATAACTCTGCCTTATATATGCTGTGTTGTGTGTAATTGTGTGTTCTAGGCCTGTCACTGGTTCTCTGACTAcatgcttatttttgtattggTTTAGGTTGGTAGAGGTCATAGTGTATGAgagcatactttaaaaaaaaatctcatttttcacTTCAgatccattaggatggctattactttaaaaaaaaaaaaaaaccataaaatagtAAGtgttaggatgtggagaaattgtaaCCTTTGTGCATTTTACATTTCCTTCATCCAACAGCTCCACTTTCaggtatataccaaaaaaaataaaagcagagactCAAACAAATGTTTGTACACTCATGTTCGTAGCAGCATTTGAttcacaacaaccaaaaaaaggtGCAAGCAACCCAATGAACATTGATAgatgaatcaataaacaaaatgtggtatatacatacaatggaatattactcagcctttaaaaagaatgagattctggcacatgctacagcatggaggAATCTGCACCATTgataacattatgctaagtgaagtaagccagacacaTAAGGACAGATATTGTACAATTCCACTTAGATGAGATACCTAAAAGAGTCCAGTTCACAGGAGGTAGAATAGGGGTTGGCAGGGGATGAGggtagagaagaaaggaaattattgtttaatggatacagagtttcagtttgggttGACGAAAAAGTTCTAGGATGGttatgatggttgcacaacaatgtgaatgtacttaatagcactgaactatacactaaaaatgattaaaatggtcaattttatgttgtgtatattttaccataataaagaAGAATCTCACTGTTACCCTTCAAAGGAACTCGCTTTGAACGCTTGCTTATGAGAATAGGACATCAATCAAAGAATGCCCCAGTGGAGCTAAAAATTAGATGTTTGGATGCAATTTCATCTCTTCTGTACTTACCAGTAAGTAGATTGGGAAATTAATGAAGGACAGTGGGATATGTTTGGGAAAATAAATCTGTATGAATCAACATGATAAATGTGATGAAGTAAATGCCATTTTTCTCTTAATACAAGGAGATAACCCTCATATGACTAgtgacatttttaatttaaaatggaatcatagagtgTTAGAACTGAACGGACTCTAGAGATTGCTTTATCAACCACATTCAGAGAAAACTGGGAAAGGTCTGGGCTGGATTTGAGAAAGAGTCCTCCAAACTTAGCCAATATCACACAACAAATTAATGACAGAGTGCCATTAGTACTCAGGTGTCTAACTTCCAAATAAGTGCTTTTCTCCAGATCAGTTAACTTTGTGAtgagattttccttttctttcctgtagCCTGAGCAGCAGACTGATGACCTTCTGAGGATGACAGAATCCTGGTTTTCTGCTTTATCTCGGGATCCACTGGAGCTCTTCCGTGGCATTAGTAGTCAACCCTTCCCTGAACTACACTGTGCTGCCTTAAAAGTGTTTACGGTAGGTATTCACTTCCATAGGTCCTTCTGGGAGCCTGCCAGTTCAACACTTGAGTACTTACAGTGAGCCAGAGCCTGTGCCATCTCTGGGGATTCACAAGTGCATGGTATAGTTTCTACCTTCTGCTACCTTAGAGACTAAGGAGGGAGACAGATGTGTAAACATATTGTTTCAGTAAAAGATACTAGGTGCTGTTTAAGGTTTGAACAGGATGCTATGGGATAACACAGTTAATTCCAGACTTTTTATCTGCCATCCTCTATTGACCTAACCCTGGTCTTCCTAATCCTTATTTCCCCCGCAGAAAATAAGACTTCTGGCACCTAATGCTCCAGTGGTACCAAACTGTTTGTGTCTCTGAACCTTTGCTGGGGTCTCTGTATCTAACACTCTTCCTTAACTTTGCTTCTTAACCTCTTGCTCATTCGTCAGGGACTAACTCCGGTATGTCTTCAGCACACTTTGCCCAGATTGACAAGGTTGAGTTAAACAATGTTGGCTCTCATatgttgcatttatttattcagcaaacatttgttgagtttcCGTTTTTGCTCAGTGAAGGGCATACAAcagtgaagaaaatatataaagaccTTCCTTTCATGTAGTTTCCTGCCTATTGAAGGAGCGAGGCAGTAAATATAATTGTACAGTTACTTACATTACTACAGCTGTGGTAAGGATTATACCTTTGTGTTctatttgttatattattttgcaaatgtttatttattgacCTGTCTCACCTATTAAGTAGAGTTGGTTGACAGCAGGAAGCATATCTGATTTATCTTTGTAGCCACAGCATAGACAGGTAGTAATCACTTTAGTAATCTTATCAATAATGGGATCTCAGACAGCATACATGGCCTAGACTGGGAGGGAATAAGGAGAATGGCAGGGACAAAAGAGGGAAGGCTTCCTGAGGATGCGATACAGGATCTGGGTCTTGAAGGATACAGGTATTCCTATAAtcttcagaaacatttttttttttttcctgagatggagtctctcgctgtgtctcccaggctggagtatagtggcacgatcttggctcactgcaagctccacctcccgggttcacgccattcttctgcctcagcctcccgagcagctgggactacaggcacccgccactacgcccggctaatttctttttttatttttagtagagacggggtttcactgtgttagccaggatggtcttgatctcctgacctcatgatccgcccgcctcagcctcccaaagtgctgggattacaggcgtgagccaccgcacctgaccagaaacatttttttaagactGCTTCACCCTTGTAAATAGTCCTTGTATGAGATGGCCATTTTGGCTCCTGCTTAGTATTTTCATTATTggtttattttggttttgctCTTCTGCCTTATCCTGTGCTTAGTTGGTTCCAttgtagaaataattttctattttctggttgggataactatttttatttctgcctacCTTCATGCTTGGTTGTGAGGCAGGCCAAAGTTTCTCAAACATTCGTCTTAGGAATCCTATTAAAATGTAGGTTCTAATTCAGGAGTTGTGGGGCAGAGCCCGGAATCCTGAATGTCTAACAAGCTCGCAGGTGATGGTGATGCTACTTGTCTGTGGAATGCATTTTGAGAGGAAAAAACTAGACCATAAACTTGATTGTtacttctttttcattaaaatgtaatagGTTTTGAAAAACTTaatcttaaaatttgaaaaagacttagaagtagaatttttaaaaaggtttaccTATGTCATTTCCTATTCTTTGTAAACActgttaatgtttattttttattactatataccataatttacttaaccatTCTCCCATTATTAGATATTTATATTGTAACTTTCACactattatgaacatttttgtatacaaagattttttgtatttaagaTTATTAAGTTAGATTCTCAGGAAGGAATTTACTTAGACAAAAGGTAACGTTTTTAAAGTTCATGTTGCCAGATTTCTTTGTAAATATTGTGTCATCCCACTAACAAACTTAACTTTGACTCAGGGGAATTGTATTCTTTCTGCCTTCCATTTCAGGCCATTGCAAACCAACCCTGGGCTCAGAAACTTATGTTTAACAGTCCAGGTTTTGTAGAATATGTGGTGGACCGGTCTGTGGAGCATGACAAAGCTTCAAAGGATGCCAAATATGAACTAGTGAAAGCACTTGCCAATTCCAAGACAATTGCAGAAATCTTTGGGAACCCAAATTATTTGAGGCTCAGAACTTACCTGAGTGAAGGTCCATACTATGTGAAACCTGTTTCCACGACAGCAGTAGAAGGAGCCGAATGATTTCTTCTGGAGTCTCATGTAGAGGACCACGCTTTGACCAAAACTTCTCCTAAGGCATTTGACTCCATCTATATTTCACAAAAGAGACTTCCTTCCCCCAAGAATTATCATGGATTGTCCGGTGTTACTTTGTCACCAACATTGTTATGTGTCTACATTGAAATGCAAAGTGGAACTAGGAGTTTGGAATGCATTAAGAGCAGGCAAGCTTGGTTATAATCCAGTGTTTTTCAGATTCCTTTCACTGCCTTAATCTTTGCAACAAGATGGAAGTTTTTTTCTTCCCTCGAAATTTTCATCGacatacaatctttttttttttttttttttttttgagatggagtctcactgtgtcgcccaggctggagtgcagtggcgcaatctcggctcactgcaagctccgcctcccgggttcacgccattctcgtgcctcagcctcccgtatagctaggactacaggcgcctgccaccgcacccggctaattttttgtatttttagtagagacggagtttcaccgtgttagccaggatggtctccatctcctgacctcgtgatccgcctgtcttggcctcccaaagtgctgggattacaggcgtgagccaccacgcccg from Macaca thibetana thibetana isolate TM-01 chromosome 15, ASM2454274v1, whole genome shotgun sequence includes these protein-coding regions:
- the PSMD5 gene encoding 26S proteasome non-ATPase regulatory subunit 5; amino-acid sequence: MAAQALALLREVARLEAPLEELRALHSVLQAVPLNELREQAAELRLGPLFSLLNENHREKTALCVSILERLLQAMEPVHVARNLRVDLQRGLIHPDDSVKILTLSQIGRIVENSDAVTEILNNAELLKQIVYCIGGENLSVAKAAIKSLSRISLTQAGLEALFESNLLDDLKSVMKTNDIVRYRVYELIVEISSVSPESLNYCTTSGLVTQLLRELTGEDVLVRATCIEMVTSLAYTHHGRQYLAQEGVIDQISNIIVGADSDPFSSFYLPGFVKFFGNLAVMDSPQQICERYPIFVEKVFEMTESQDPTMTGVAVDTVGILGSNVEGKQVLQKTGTRFERLLMRIGHQSKNAPVELKIRCLDAISSLLYLPPEQQTDDLLRMTESWFSALSRDPLELFRGISSQPFPELHCAALKVFTAIANQPWAQKLMFNSPGFVEYVVDRSVEHDKASKDAKYELVKALANSKTIAEIFGNPNYLRLRTYLSEGPYYVKPVSTTAVEGAE